The following are encoded together in the Thalassomonas haliotis genome:
- the elbB gene encoding isoprenoid biosynthesis glyoxalase ElbB: MKKIAVILSGCGVFDGSEIHEAVLTMLAINQQGAQYSCFAPDINQYHVINHLTGEVSEDESRNVLVESARIARGEVADVKTLVVDDFDGLILPGGFGAAKNLSDFAVNGDKCRLQADVLTACQAFARANKAAGYICIAPAMIPLVYGKGTKMTIGTDSDTAAAVTAMGAEHLNCPVNDIVIDKDHKLVSTPAYMLANNMVEAASGINLLVKEVLAMA, encoded by the coding sequence ATGAAAAAAATTGCAGTGATCTTAAGTGGTTGTGGTGTTTTTGACGGCAGTGAAATACATGAAGCCGTACTTACCATGTTAGCGATAAACCAGCAGGGGGCACAATATAGCTGTTTTGCTCCCGATATTAACCAGTACCATGTGATCAATCATTTGACCGGTGAAGTAAGCGAAGATGAAAGCCGCAATGTGCTGGTGGAATCGGCACGTATCGCCCGCGGTGAAGTGGCAGATGTTAAAACCCTGGTGGTTGATGATTTTGATGGCCTGATTTTACCCGGGGGTTTTGGCGCGGCGAAAAATCTGTCGGACTTTGCCGTTAACGGCGATAAATGCCGGCTGCAGGCGGATGTATTAACAGCCTGTCAGGCCTTTGCCAGGGCAAACAAAGCGGCCGGTTATATCTGTATTGCCCCGGCAATGATCCCCCTGGTGTACGGCAAAGGGACTAAAATGACCATAGGCACGGACAGTGACACGGCGGCGGCAGTAACTGCCATGGGAGCGGAGCACCTTAATTGCCCGGTTAATGACATCGTCATTGATAAAGATCACAAGCTGGTTTCTACCCCGGCGTATATGCTGGCCAATAATATGGTTGAGGCGGCATCGGGTATTAACTTGTTGGTGAAAGAAGTGCTGGCTATGGCTTAG
- a CDS encoding VOC family protein: MKQSIGHITLVVNDYDEAIAFYTKKLNFELLEDSYQAEQDKRWVVIAPPGSQGVSLLLGRASTPEQQASVGNQTGGRVFLFLKTDDFWRDYKQMTARGINFVREPAEQEYGTVAVFADLYGNLWDLIQYKD, from the coding sequence GTGAAACAATCCATTGGCCATATCACCCTGGTCGTCAATGATTATGATGAAGCGATAGCCTTCTATACCAAAAAACTTAACTTTGAACTGCTTGAAGACAGTTATCAGGCTGAGCAGGATAAACGTTGGGTGGTAATCGCGCCTCCTGGCTCCCAAGGGGTGTCGCTATTACTGGGCAGGGCTTCTACTCCCGAGCAGCAGGCCAGTGTCGGCAACCAGACCGGCGGCCGGGTGTTCTTGTTCCTTAAAACCGATGATTTCTGGCGTGATTATAAGCAGATGACGGCCCGGGGAATTAACTTTGTCCGCGAGCCTGCAGAGCAGGAATACGGAACTGTTGCGGTATTTGCCGATCTGTATGGCAATTTATGGGATCTGATCCAGTATAAAGATTGA
- a CDS encoding AGE family epimerase/isomerase gives MTISNRLVDASKKLELWMQQQALPLWSTRGINPNNGSVFERLLADGQPDLSANNRTRVQARQIYVFSVAAQQGWFKQGLPVIADIVNYLDNSARLEQHQAGYAHLLSNKGKILDDKLDAYDFAFFILACAYRYQAFGDLHALHQLNQLLALVDLEFKKDPGGWMEGNYASNKRRQNPHMHLFEAFIACYKATREGKWLARAGEIFTLFETVFYDGKNQVILEYFHHNWQPFSQAQGQVVEPGHMFEWIWLLREYHALTGTPVSQYCDALYQKALSFGREPGSGLIFDEIGQHGETLSATKRCWPVTECIKASLAQAKAGDKQAEVLAAEAIELLFEFYLSKNVTGSYIDQLDANNRPMAEHAPASTLYHIMCATVEAVNYCRQH, from the coding sequence ATGACAATATCAAACCGATTAGTCGACGCCAGTAAAAAACTTGAACTCTGGATGCAGCAACAGGCATTGCCTTTATGGTCTACCCGGGGCATCAACCCGAATAACGGCTCGGTATTCGAGCGCTTATTAGCCGATGGCCAACCCGACTTAAGTGCCAATAACAGAACCCGGGTGCAGGCCAGGCAAATCTATGTGTTTTCGGTTGCTGCCCAGCAGGGCTGGTTCAAGCAGGGCTTGCCCGTGATCGCCGATATCGTGAACTACCTGGATAACAGCGCCCGGCTGGAGCAACATCAGGCAGGTTACGCCCATTTATTATCCAATAAAGGCAAGATACTCGATGATAAACTCGATGCCTATGATTTTGCCTTTTTTATTCTTGCCTGCGCCTATCGCTACCAGGCCTTTGGCGATCTGCATGCCCTGCACCAGCTTAACCAGTTGTTAGCCTTGGTGGACCTGGAGTTTAAAAAAGATCCCGGCGGCTGGATGGAGGGCAATTATGCCAGCAACAAGCGGCGGCAGAATCCCCATATGCACCTGTTTGAAGCCTTTATCGCCTGTTATAAAGCCACTAGAGAAGGCAAATGGCTGGCCCGCGCCGGGGAAATATTCACCCTGTTTGAAACGGTCTTTTACGATGGGAAAAACCAGGTGATTTTAGAATACTTCCACCATAACTGGCAGCCCTTTAGCCAGGCACAGGGCCAGGTAGTAGAGCCGGGACATATGTTTGAATGGATCTGGCTATTACGTGAATACCATGCCCTGACCGGTACCCCGGTAAGCCAGTACTGCGATGCCCTGTATCAAAAAGCCCTTAGCTTTGGCAGGGAGCCTGGCTCGGGTTTGATCTTTGATGAAATCGGCCAACACGGAGAAACACTGAGTGCGACCAAGCGCTGCTGGCCGGTCACGGAATGTATCAAGGCCAGCCTGGCGCAGGCCAAAGCCGGTGATAAACAGGCGGAAGTGCTGGCGGCAGAAGCTATAGAATTGTTATTTGAATTTTACTTGTCAAAAAATGTAACCGGTTCCTATATCGACCAACTGGACGCAAACAACCGTCCCATGGCAGAGCACGCTCCCGCCAGTACCTTGTACCATATTATGTGTGCGACGGTAGAGGCCGTGAACTATTGTCGGCAGCACTAA
- a CDS encoding DUF3334 family protein produces the protein MKKNKSITTDDVLINLCQSVTEVLSKASGNKITYSAMVQKITSTCLRPDIGSFVLFDGGFNGIVVINLTSVAALEIYQDYMRNMGMPEEEISQSHLADDVANVMGELMNQIVGDFTFKVRERLQTSITQSQPKMMAISKLVQISVDTAMDRPQMRRVTFTTKNHNIFYLEFAMDRTEFIQLHEFESADSIDPDKVMEESLAGAEEDAGGGDADEADDDFLAELGL, from the coding sequence GTGAAAAAAAATAAATCGATCACCACCGATGATGTTCTTATTAATTTATGTCAATCGGTTACCGAAGTATTATCCAAGGCCAGCGGCAATAAAATTACCTATTCAGCCATGGTGCAAAAAATTACCAGTACTTGTTTACGTCCCGATATCGGCAGTTTTGTGTTATTTGACGGTGGTTTTAACGGTATAGTGGTTATTAATTTAACCTCTGTTGCGGCGCTGGAAATATACCAGGACTACATGCGTAATATGGGGATGCCGGAGGAAGAAATCTCCCAGTCGCATCTGGCGGATGACGTCGCCAATGTTATGGGCGAATTGATGAACCAGATCGTAGGTGACTTTACTTTTAAAGTTAGGGAGCGCTTACAAACCTCTATCACCCAAAGTCAGCCGAAAATGATGGCGATCAGCAAGCTGGTGCAGATATCGGTAGATACCGCGATGGACAGGCCGCAAATGCGCCGGGTGACTTTCACCACAAAAAATCACAATATTTTTTATCTTGAATTTGCCATGGACAGAACCGAATTCATCCAGCTGCATGAGTTTGAAAGTGCCGACAGTATAGATCCCGATAAAGTCATGGAAGAGTCGCTGGCTGGAGCAGAGGAAGATGCCGGGGGAGGAGATGCTGATGAAGCGGATGATGATTTCCTCGCCGAGCTGGGGTTATAA
- the pgi gene encoding glucose-6-phosphate isomerase, which produces MTARTSLASWQALSEHAGQMKQAHMNDLFNQDKQRFNKFSLQLPALLLDYSKNLVTEHTMEKLFALARDCDVSGWQKKMFAGEAINRTENRAVLHTALRNRNLDPLYVDGENISARVEQTLGKIKSFTEKVRQGHWLGYSGKRITDVVNIGVGGSNLGPQTVTEALKQYSDNSIKVHYVSNVDGAQIAEVLRPLNPEKVLFIISSKTFTTTETMTNASTAVKWLVSASFDEQAIGKHFVAVTANKSNAREFGIAQENIFDIWDWVGGRFSLWSAIGLPVALDLGFDKFVELLEGAYEMDEHFKQAPLAENAPVILALLSVWNCTFLGAQSQAILPYDQSLHMLSAYLQQAEMESNGKSVTWNGEPVDYATVPSIWGELGINGQHAFYQYLHQSNNVVPADFIGSVESVTPVKGHHETLMANFFAQTQALMCGVDEAQVRADLKASGRQSDYIDKVAPHKVHKGNRPTNTILMKRITPKTLGSLIALYEHKIFVQGIILQICSFDQWGVELGKGLANKIQQELTNQGLEGEHDSSTAELIRFYKNIKAAAG; this is translated from the coding sequence ATGACAGCCAGAACCTCGCTTGCCAGCTGGCAGGCTTTATCCGAGCATGCCGGGCAAATGAAACAAGCCCATATGAATGACTTGTTTAACCAGGACAAGCAACGCTTTAACAAGTTCTCTCTCCAGCTGCCTGCCCTGCTGCTGGATTATTCGAAAAACCTGGTCACTGAGCATACCATGGAAAAACTGTTCGCCCTGGCAAGAGACTGCGATGTCAGCGGCTGGCAAAAGAAGATGTTCGCCGGTGAAGCCATTAACCGCACTGAAAACAGGGCGGTTTTACACACGGCACTACGTAATCGCAACTTGGATCCGCTTTATGTTGACGGTGAAAACATCAGCGCCCGGGTGGAGCAAACCCTGGGCAAAATAAAAAGCTTCACCGAAAAAGTCCGCCAGGGGCACTGGCTGGGATACTCGGGAAAGCGCATCACAGATGTGGTCAACATCGGTGTCGGCGGCTCCAACCTGGGACCGCAAACCGTCACCGAGGCACTAAAACAATACAGTGATAACAGCATCAAGGTCCATTATGTCTCCAACGTTGACGGCGCACAAATCGCCGAGGTATTGAGGCCGTTAAATCCGGAAAAGGTCTTGTTTATTATTTCCAGCAAAACCTTTACCACCACGGAAACCATGACCAATGCCAGCACCGCAGTAAAATGGCTGGTGTCTGCTTCCTTTGATGAACAGGCCATCGGCAAGCATTTTGTCGCGGTCACCGCCAATAAAAGCAATGCCAGGGAATTTGGCATAGCGCAAGAAAATATTTTTGATATCTGGGACTGGGTCGGCGGCCGATTTTCCCTGTGGTCTGCCATAGGCTTACCTGTTGCCCTGGATCTGGGCTTTGATAAGTTTGTTGAACTGCTTGAAGGGGCTTATGAGATGGATGAGCATTTCAAGCAAGCACCGTTGGCAGAAAATGCCCCGGTGATCCTGGCGCTGCTCAGTGTCTGGAACTGTACCTTTTTGGGGGCGCAATCACAGGCGATCTTACCCTATGATCAATCATTACATATGCTCAGCGCCTACCTGCAACAGGCGGAAATGGAAAGTAACGGCAAATCGGTGACCTGGAACGGGGAGCCGGTAGATTATGCCACGGTACCGTCAATATGGGGCGAGCTGGGCATTAACGGTCAACACGCCTTTTACCAGTACCTGCACCAAAGCAATAATGTGGTACCGGCAGATTTTATCGGCTCGGTAGAAAGCGTGACCCCGGTAAAAGGACACCATGAAACCCTGATGGCCAACTTCTTTGCCCAAACCCAGGCCTTAATGTGCGGGGTAGACGAAGCCCAGGTGCGGGCAGACTTAAAAGCCAGTGGCCGCCAATCCGATTATATCGACAAGGTTGCCCCCCATAAGGTGCATAAAGGCAACCGCCCCACCAATACCATTTTGATGAAACGTATTACCCCAAAAACGCTCGGTTCATTGATCGCCCTTTACGAGCATAAGATTTTTGTCCAGGGGATCATCTTGCAAATCTGCTCTTTTGACCAGTGGGGCGTTGAGCTGGGCAAAGGCCTGGCCAATAAAATACAGCAGGAGCTGACAAACCAGGGGCTTGAGGGGGAACATGACAGCTCTACCGCTGAGCTGATCCGTTTTTATAAAAACATAAAAGCCGCAGCCGGTTAA
- a CDS encoding GMC oxidoreductase — MTKITNKSIHIKTQPLEYDAIVVGSGITGGWAAKEFCEKGLKTLLVERGRPVEHKKDYIGEGVKTWEMPFRGQVEKALVEKQYPVQAQCYAFNDATKHFFGNDHDYPYSTEKDKPFSWIRGNQLGGKSLLWHRQSYRWSDFDFNANAKDGYGTDWPIRYKDIQDWYDYVEHHVGISGSVENIPQLPDSKFLPPFEFNTVEKRLKAKIEQNYSDRKLIMGRCAHLSKPAQHHLEQGRGPCMARNECQKGCSFGAYFSTQSSTLPAAQKTGNLTVATNSIVHSVIYDANSNRATGVRIIDSETMQTREYYGKVVFLCASTLGTTQIMLNSVSETFPNGIANSSGVLGHYLMDHCYNAGAYADIPGFEDEFYSGRRPTGVYMPRFQNLVDKNPDFLRGYAFSGQAYREAWWEFGGKKGFGVDYKKAIQQAGGWKFGLHASGEMLPRYENQVSLHATKKDKWGIPQLHFDCSYSDNEKKMMQSAADTAAEMFEAIGLKNVHKYTNDRPMGIAIHEMGTARMGKDPKTSILNGFNQAHDIPNLFVTDGACMASSAWQNPSLTYMALTVRACDFAVKEMKAGRI, encoded by the coding sequence ATGACTAAAATAACTAACAAAAGCATACACATTAAAACTCAGCCCCTAGAGTATGACGCCATAGTAGTGGGATCGGGCATTACCGGCGGCTGGGCGGCAAAAGAGTTTTGCGAAAAAGGCCTGAAAACCCTGTTGGTGGAGCGGGGCCGGCCGGTAGAGCATAAAAAAGATTATATCGGCGAAGGAGTGAAAACCTGGGAAATGCCGTTTCGCGGCCAGGTAGAAAAGGCGCTGGTGGAAAAACAGTATCCAGTCCAGGCGCAATGTTATGCCTTTAACGATGCCACCAAGCATTTCTTCGGCAATGATCACGACTACCCCTACAGCACGGAAAAAGACAAGCCTTTTAGCTGGATCCGCGGCAACCAGTTGGGGGGCAAATCTCTGCTCTGGCACCGGCAGTCTTATCGCTGGAGCGATTTTGACTTTAACGCCAATGCTAAAGACGGCTACGGCACCGATTGGCCCATCCGTTATAAAGATATTCAGGATTGGTACGATTATGTCGAGCACCATGTCGGCATCAGCGGCAGTGTCGAAAATATTCCCCAGTTGCCGGACAGCAAGTTTTTACCGCCGTTTGAATTTAATACCGTAGAAAAGCGCCTGAAAGCGAAAATTGAGCAAAACTACAGTGATCGTAAACTCATTATGGGGCGTTGTGCCCATTTGAGTAAACCGGCGCAGCATCACCTGGAACAGGGGCGTGGCCCTTGTATGGCCAGGAATGAATGCCAGAAAGGCTGTTCATTCGGCGCTTATTTCTCCACGCAAAGCTCTACCTTACCGGCGGCGCAAAAAACCGGTAATTTAACCGTCGCCACCAACTCGATAGTACACAGCGTGATTTATGATGCCAACAGCAACCGGGCAACCGGGGTGCGTATCATCGACAGTGAAACCATGCAGACTCGGGAATACTATGGCAAAGTCGTGTTCCTGTGCGCCTCAACCCTGGGCACCACCCAGATCATGTTAAATTCTGTCAGTGAAACTTTCCCTAATGGTATCGCCAACAGCTCTGGGGTATTGGGACATTATCTGATGGATCACTGCTATAACGCCGGGGCCTATGCCGACATTCCCGGTTTTGAAGACGAGTTTTATTCCGGCCGCCGTCCCACAGGCGTTTATATGCCGAGATTCCAGAACCTGGTGGATAAAAATCCTGACTTTTTGCGCGGATACGCTTTTTCCGGCCAGGCTTACCGTGAAGCCTGGTGGGAGTTTGGCGGTAAAAAAGGCTTTGGTGTTGATTATAAAAAAGCGATCCAGCAAGCCGGCGGTTGGAAATTTGGCTTACATGCCTCGGGGGAAATGCTGCCCAGGTATGAAAACCAGGTATCGCTGCACGCCACTAAAAAAGACAAATGGGGCATACCTCAGCTGCATTTTGATTGCAGCTATAGCGATAATGAAAAGAAAATGATGCAAAGCGCCGCCGATACCGCCGCGGAAATGTTTGAGGCCATAGGGCTGAAAAACGTTCACAAATATACTAACGACAGACCTATGGGCATCGCCATCCACGAAATGGGCACGGCGCGCATGGGTAAAGACCCGAAAACCTCTATTTTAAACGGTTTTAACCAGGCCCATGATATCCCTAATTTATTTGTCACCGACGGCGCCTGTATGGCCTCTTCTGCCTGGCAAAATCCGTCACTGACCTATATGGCGTTGACGGTCAGGGCTTGTGACTTTGCGGTTAAAGAAATGAAGGCGGGCAGGATTTAA
- a CDS encoding DUF3718 domain-containing protein, whose amino-acid sequence MKNVIIVALSFLFFAHNATAKQLQFVTKNASNESQLCMEAATGVLSLKEIAEMSGISQKTLDKQIKCNGQDISKFAGKFNHKTVKENAVVTENNFALTAGHANKDAQLCVIAASGDLAKLKRAVRAQGMSVKRFAQYSSCNQQSVNDFVRQYGSEQAASQLQKYI is encoded by the coding sequence ATGAAAAATGTTATTATTGTTGCACTATCTTTTCTTTTCTTCGCACACAACGCCACGGCAAAACAACTTCAGTTTGTTACCAAAAATGCCAGCAATGAATCTCAATTATGCATGGAAGCCGCTACCGGGGTATTAAGCTTAAAAGAAATCGCCGAGATGTCGGGTATCAGCCAAAAAACATTGGATAAGCAAATCAAATGTAATGGCCAGGATATTTCTAAGTTTGCCGGTAAATTTAACCACAAAACAGTAAAAGAAAACGCCGTTGTTACCGAAAACAACTTTGCTTTAACAGCAGGCCATGCCAACAAAGATGCGCAATTATGTGTTATTGCCGCCTCCGGCGACCTGGCAAAATTAAAACGTGCGGTACGTGCCCAGGGCATGAGTGTTAAGCGTTTTGCCCAATACAGCAGCTGTAACCAGCAGTCGGTTAATGACTTTGTTCGCCAGTACGGCAGTGAGCAAGCCGCCAGCCAGTTGCAGAAGTACATCTAA
- a CDS encoding sodium:solute symporter family protein: protein MNLSPLDIGIIALYILVSLGIGFWISSRASKNIKGYFLGGNELPWYYLGLSNASGMFDISGTMWMVYLLFIYGLKSIFIPWLWPAFNQIFLMVFLSIWLRRSGVMTGAEWITFRFGENLGARLSHIIVVVFALLGVLGFLAYGFVGAGKFAVAFLPWQLSADPHSNEILYGLIITFITTIYVVKGGMFSVVITEVVQFVIMTLASIAIGVIAMMQVSPEMLAKVTPDGWDSMLFSWTLDLDWSGILASANDKIIEDGWSLFSVFFMLVLFKGFLQSLAGPAPNFDMQRVLSAKSPTDAAKMSWIVNLVLLFPRYMMITGLAMLALVFFMGDLRAMGSEVDFEQILPFALMNYVPSGLLGLMIAGLLATFMSTFAATTNAAPAYVVNDIYKKYINPNAADKTYVYLSYIVSIVFVVAGTCIGLFVPSLNEAILWIVSALYGGYTAANMLKWYWWRFNGFGYFYGMLTGIVGAFLMMFTTLSPLYGFPILFAMCLAGSIAGTLLTKPDDIEVLKRFYLKTRPWGFWQPVLDEIRKTHPAVQPNREFKRDMSNVIIGIVWHSALTAAPIFMVIQQWQYFGYALVTIAVTSWYLKINWWDKMQDYPSDIAQEENQALTPGSIQDIKQAKATS, encoded by the coding sequence ATGAATTTGTCACCCTTAGATATAGGCATCATCGCCTTATACATATTAGTTTCTCTCGGCATAGGTTTCTGGATTTCCAGCCGGGCGTCTAAAAATATCAAAGGGTATTTCCTCGGCGGCAACGAACTCCCCTGGTATTACCTGGGGTTATCGAATGCCTCCGGCATGTTTGATATCAGCGGCACCATGTGGATGGTATACCTGCTGTTTATCTACGGTTTAAAAAGTATTTTTATCCCCTGGTTATGGCCGGCCTTTAACCAGATTTTCCTGATGGTTTTTTTATCTATCTGGCTGCGCCGCTCCGGGGTGATGACGGGCGCAGAATGGATCACCTTCCGCTTTGGTGAAAACCTGGGGGCCAGGCTCAGCCATATTATCGTGGTGGTCTTTGCCCTGCTCGGAGTGCTGGGGTTCCTGGCCTATGGCTTTGTCGGCGCCGGTAAGTTTGCGGTGGCCTTTTTGCCCTGGCAGTTATCGGCGGATCCCCATAGCAATGAAATTCTCTACGGCCTGATCATTACCTTTATTACCACTATCTATGTGGTCAAGGGGGGCATGTTCAGTGTCGTTATTACCGAAGTGGTGCAGTTTGTGATCATGACATTGGCCAGTATCGCCATAGGTGTGATTGCCATGATGCAGGTTTCTCCGGAAATGCTGGCTAAGGTGACGCCCGATGGCTGGGACAGCATGTTATTCTCCTGGACCTTAGACCTTGACTGGTCCGGCATACTGGCGTCTGCCAATGATAAAATTATCGAAGACGGCTGGTCGCTGTTTTCGGTGTTTTTTATGCTGGTGCTGTTTAAAGGTTTCCTGCAAAGCCTGGCGGGGCCTGCGCCAAACTTTGATATGCAAAGGGTGCTGTCGGCGAAAAGCCCCACAGATGCCGCGAAAATGAGCTGGATAGTGAACCTGGTGCTGTTATTTCCCCGCTATATGATGATCACCGGCCTGGCCATGCTTGCCCTGGTGTTTTTTATGGGGGATCTCAGGGCCATGGGCAGCGAGGTCGACTTTGAACAAATTCTGCCGTTTGCCCTGATGAACTATGTGCCTTCCGGCTTGCTGGGATTAATGATCGCCGGCTTGCTGGCCACCTTTATGTCGACCTTCGCCGCCACCACCAATGCCGCCCCGGCCTATGTGGTCAATGATATCTATAAAAAATATATTAACCCCAATGCTGCGGATAAAACCTATGTTTACCTCAGTTATATCGTCTCCATCGTGTTTGTGGTGGCGGGGACCTGCATAGGTTTATTTGTACCGTCATTAAACGAGGCTATTTTATGGATAGTGTCGGCCCTTTACGGCGGTTATACCGCGGCGAATATGCTGAAATGGTACTGGTGGCGCTTTAATGGTTTCGGTTATTTCTACGGTATGTTAACCGGTATCGTCGGCGCATTTTTGATGATGTTTACCACGCTGTCGCCTTTATACGGCTTTCCTATTTTGTTTGCCATGTGCCTGGCGGGCAGCATAGCCGGTACCCTATTGACTAAACCGGATGATATCGAAGTGCTGAAACGTTTTTACCTGAAAACCCGTCCCTGGGGTTTTTGGCAGCCGGTGCTGGATGAGATCCGCAAAACCCATCCGGCTGTACAGCCGAACCGGGAGTTTAAGCGGGATATGTCGAATGTGATCATAGGCATTGTCTGGCATTCGGCCCTGACGGCAGCACCGATATTTATGGTGATCCAGCAATGGCAATATTTCGGTTATGCCCTGGTAACTATTGCCGTGACTTCCTGGTATTTAAAAATAAACTGGTGGGACAAGATGCAGGATTATCCCAGTGATATCGCACAAGAAGAAAACCAGGCGTTAACACCGGGGTCGATACAGGACATCAAACAGGCTAAGGCTACAAGCTGA
- a CDS encoding LacI family DNA-binding transcriptional regulator, which produces MSTIRDVAKEVGCSTATVSRALSHPEKVSKASLKRIHAAIEKLQYRPNMLSQQFRNKQANTIVILVPDIANLFFSTVISGIENVAQSKGFNVLLGDTRDSSEREKNFIKLVETKQADGVIQLRPYSKNSMLPKKFVTAVNACGCEDTPYPAVRIDNADAARQVTEHLISLGHKKIGLISGLTDNPHTIDRLKGYKQALAQAGIEFDPALVAEGDFTLWSGLNASEHFIRMTDRPTAIFSMNDEMAIGAMKGLKAKGLKIPEDISIAGFDDLEFSKYSDPPLTTVAQPAEKLGEKSAELLFQLIDGETSAQNEYVLPVEFIIRQSTAPPRS; this is translated from the coding sequence ATGTCAACAATAAGAGATGTTGCAAAAGAAGTAGGATGCTCTACTGCAACGGTTTCCAGGGCGCTGAGTCACCCTGAAAAAGTATCCAAAGCCAGCCTGAAACGTATTCATGCCGCCATAGAGAAATTACAATACCGGCCCAATATGCTGTCGCAGCAGTTTCGCAACAAGCAGGCCAATACCATAGTGATCCTGGTACCGGATATCGCCAACCTGTTTTTTTCCACCGTGATCAGCGGCATTGAAAATGTCGCCCAAAGCAAAGGTTTCAACGTCTTACTGGGGGATACCCGGGATTCTTCCGAGCGGGAAAAAAACTTCATTAAGCTGGTAGAAACCAAACAGGCAGACGGTGTTATTCAGCTGCGTCCCTACAGCAAAAACAGCATGTTGCCGAAAAAATTCGTCACCGCGGTCAATGCCTGTGGTTGTGAAGATACCCCCTACCCGGCGGTGCGCATCGACAATGCCGATGCCGCCCGCCAGGTAACCGAACACCTGATTTCTCTGGGGCATAAAAAAATCGGCCTGATTTCCGGCCTGACAGACAATCCCCATACGATAGACAGGTTGAAGGGCTACAAGCAGGCACTGGCGCAGGCGGGTATCGAATTTGATCCTGCCTTAGTGGCAGAGGGGGATTTCACCTTATGGTCCGGGCTTAATGCCAGCGAACATTTTATCCGTATGACCGACAGGCCTACCGCCATTTTCAGCATGAATGACGAAATGGCGATAGGGGCGATGAAAGGCCTCAAAGCAAAGGGCCTGAAGATACCGGAAGATATTTCCATTGCCGGCTTCGACGATCTGGAGTTTTCCAAGTACAGCGATCCACCGCTGACCACGGTTGCCCAACCCGCCGAGAAGCTCGGCGAAAAATCGGCGGAATTGCTGTTCCAGCTGATCGACGGCGAAACCAGTGCGCAAAATGAATATGTGCTTCCGGTGGAATTTATCATACGCCAGAGCACGGCGCCGCCACGCAGCTAA
- a CDS encoding gluconate 2-dehydrogenase subunit 3 family protein — protein sequence MMKENVMDNAADQVTDKLTASETLSQVDTSRRRAMKQLTALFGGALSMSSISLAVQGYQAQKDIPGRTGKILNPQQLNLLRILVGLIIPATETPSASDVDVHGFIDNQLAFCFSKEEQLAFIRGLEKLQSTAVKQLGQAFAKCHQAQQVDLLNNLLSDLEDASGDFDSKDKDFFYRTKSLTLLGYYTSEIGATRELAYLPIPGGYRGNVPFDEVGKAWALN from the coding sequence ATGATGAAGGAAAATGTGATGGACAATGCTGCGGATCAGGTAACAGATAAGTTAACAGCAAGCGAAACGCTTAGTCAGGTGGATACTTCCCGCCGCCGGGCCATGAAACAATTGACGGCCCTGTTTGGCGGTGCGCTTTCCATGAGTTCGATTTCACTGGCGGTACAGGGGTATCAAGCGCAAAAAGATATCCCGGGCCGGACCGGGAAAATACTCAACCCACAGCAGCTAAACCTGCTGCGTATTTTAGTGGGTTTGATTATTCCGGCGACAGAGACACCCTCGGCATCCGATGTCGATGTCCATGGTTTTATCGATAACCAGCTGGCTTTTTGCTTTAGCAAAGAAGAGCAGCTGGCCTTTATCCGCGGACTGGAAAAACTGCAAAGCACTGCCGTTAAACAACTGGGACAAGCTTTTGCCAAATGCCATCAGGCGCAGCAAGTTGATTTGCTCAATAATTTGCTAAGTGACCTGGAAGATGCCAGCGGTGATTTTGATAGCAAGGATAAAGATTTCTTTTACCGCACTAAATCACTGACCTTACTGGGGTATTACACCTCAGAAATAGGGGCTACCCGGGAATTGGCTTATCTGCCTATTCCAGGCGGTTACCGGGGCAATGTGCCCTTTGACGAAGTAGGCAAGGCCTGGGCGCTTAACTAA